In Juglans microcarpa x Juglans regia isolate MS1-56 chromosome 8D, Jm3101_v1.0, whole genome shotgun sequence, the following are encoded in one genomic region:
- the LOC121242634 gene encoding L-Ala-D/L-amino acid epimerase-like: MAVLHISFYPPITNFEKKLSSPISPILHLNPTETMLSTGHSLFLPVLPPILCSSLHPNKNPQKTRPASQVSSNPTKKMAAITPAATTTSFGFKNLMDTFTVDVHRAENRLLNVPLIAPFTIASSRLERVENVAIRIELRNGCAGWGEAPILPFVTAEDQSMAMSKAKEACEFLKRSPAMTMGSVLAEIGGILSGYEHASVRAGVEMAVIDAVATSIGVPLWRLFGGVSNTTTTDITIPIVSPAEAAELAAKYCKQGFKTLKLKVGKNLKADIEVLQAIRGAHPECLFILDANEGYKAKEAIEVLDQLHEMGVTPALFEQPVHRNDWEGLGHVTQIAEDKYGVSTAADESCRSLDDVKRIVQEKLADVINIKLAKVGVVGALEIIEVARASGLHMMIGGMVETRLAMGFAGHLAAGMGCFKFIDLDTPLLLSEDPVHEGYEVSGAVYRFTNARGHGGFLHWDNIA; encoded by the exons ATGGCTGTTCTTCACATCTCTTTCTACCCCCCAATCACAAACTTCGAAAAGAAGCTCTCCAGTCCCATCTCCCCGATTCTCCACCTAAATCCGACAGAGACGATGCTCTCAACTGGGCACTCTCTGTTTTTACCGGTCCTCCCTCCCATCCTCTGTTCATCCCTGCATCCCAACAAAAACCCACAGAAAACTCGTCCTGCTTCCCAGGTATCATCTAATCCCACCAAGAAAATGGCGGCGATAACGCCTGCGGCGACAACGACAAGCTTCGGATTCAAGAATTTGATGGATACATTCACAGTTGATGTGCACAGAGCCGAGAATAGGTTACTGAATGTTCCTTTGATTGCGCCATTCACGATTGCGTCGTCCAGGCTGGAGAGGGTTGAGAATGTGGCAATTAGAATAGAGCTGAGAAATGGGTGTGCCGGCTGGGGTGAGGCTCCGATTTTGCCTTTTGTGACTGCAGAGGATCAGAGCATGGCCATGTCAAAGGCGAAGGAGGCTTGTGAATTTCTAAAGCGGAGTCCGGCGATGACCATGGGCTCTGTGTTGGCGGAGATTGGTGGGATTCTTTCTGGATATGAGCATGCGTCT GTTAGGGCAGGAGTGGAAATGGCAGTTATAGATGCTGTTGCAACCAGCATAGGCGTACCCTTGTGGAGACTATTTGGGGGAGTTTCAAATACCACAACAACTGACATAACA ATTCCAATTGTTTCTCCAGCTGAAGCTGCTGAATTGGCTGCCAAGTATTGCAAGCAAGGGTTCAAGACTTTGAAGCTTAAGGTAGGAAAGAATCTGAAAGCAGATATAGAAGTTCTTCAGGCCATTCGTGGGGCACATCCTGAATGCTTGTTTATCTTGGATGCTAATGAGGGATACAAAGCAAAGGAAGCAATTGAAGTTCTTGACCAATTACATG AAATGGGGGTCACTCCTGCCCTATTCGAACAACCTGTCCATAGAAATGATTGGGAAGGTCTCGGTCATGTTACTCAAATTGCAGAGGACAAATATGGGGTATCTACTGCAGCTGATGAAAGCTGTCGGAGTTTAGATGATGTCAAGAGAATAGTCCAAGAAAAACTTGCAGATGTCATTAACATTAAGCTTGCTAAAGTTGGGGTTGTGGGAGCCCTTGAGATTATTGAGGTGGCAAGGGCATCTGGATTACATATGATGATTGGTGGTATGGTTGAGACTCGACTTGCCATGGGCTTTGCTGGCCATCTTGCTGCTGGCATGGGATGTTTCAA GTTCATTGACCTAGATACACCACTTTTACTATCAGAAGATCCAGTTCATGAGGGTTATGAAG TCTCTGGTGCAGTATACAGGTTCACAAATGCAAGAGGCCACGGTGGTTTTCTTCATTGGGACAATATTGCTTG A